A single Xiphias gladius isolate SHS-SW01 ecotype Sanya breed wild chromosome 18, ASM1685928v1, whole genome shotgun sequence DNA region contains:
- the LOC120804322 gene encoding neurofilament medium polypeptide-like isoform X1 yields the protein MTAKHRKGKSNHKHEDNFFKNEVAESEARAAGNNYIPLLVLFLLIVMGCGTGAWFCFQQHQTLTHLADSLAGMQTKIVKLQSSHEEIRQSHSKQQISESLETRLNALEESYALAQKQVGMALATAEQLKASDLPSQVLSLHTEMKARLAEMQQATVSLEQLSRLQSMLKGKSEEFEGVRVQVEVLATLSTELSQKVEVLTGSLGDAESKLEEKVGQVATLSTTLDGQAAEVLRLKEQLDTYRAQLEASTLEMATVRELLENEQSLQLQQASMEEQLSRVRRSLQDQNSAAHDLHSELRAQLETMQMQVTRLVGDMQPPAEPVEQTVEETAPAAQEAAAGTEEEGEEALAIDVEKEADEQGETAAQDEEPPEQEVSVAEEQDESITLSEKEEVETTQTEEEEQSVEEETPEEESQKADEEEESEGEKVQEESLVEEKSHKAEEEAVDEENHKADGEMASEGEGGMEESLLEEEENLNVEEEEQQGVADEGEDPLETDALPEDE from the exons ATGACTGCCAAGCATCGGAAAGGGAAAAGCAACCACAAGCACGAGGAcaactttttcaaaaatgaagtTGCTGAGTCGGAAGCTCGCGCTGCGGGGAACAATTACATTCCGCTGTTGGTTTTGTTCCTGCTGATCGTAATGGGCTGCGGCACCGGCGCGTGGTTCTGCTTCCAGCAGCACCAAACTTTAACCCACTTAGCGGACAGCCTCGCGGGCATGCAGACGAAGATAGTGAAGCTACAGTCGTCCCACGAAGAAATCAGGCAGTCGCACAGTAAG CAGCAAATTTCAGAGAGTCTGGAGACCCGCCTGAATGCCCTGGAGGAGTCTTACGCACTGGCCCAGAAACAGGTGGGCATGGCCTTGGCCACAGCTGAGCAGCTCAAGGCGTCTGACCTCCCCTCTCAGGTGCTGTCGCTCCACACTGAGATGAAAGCCCGCCTGGCCGAGATGCAGCAAGCCACGGTGTCTCTGGAGCAACTGAGCCGGCTGCAGAGCATGCTGAAGGGAAAGAGTGAGGAGTTTGAGGGCGTCAGGGTTCAGGTGGAGGTTCTGGCCACACTGAGCACTGAGCTGTCTCAGAAGGTGGAGGTTTTAACAGGGAGCCTTGGAGACGCAGAATCAAAGCTGGAGGAGAAAGTTGGGCAGGTGGCCACACTGAGCACCACCCTGGACGGACAGGCTGCCGAAGTGCTCAGACTGAAGGAGCAACTGGACACGTATCGGGCTCAGCTGGAGGCCAGCACACTGGAGATGGCTACTGTCAG GGAGCTGCTCGAGAATGAGCAGTCCCTGCAGCTCCAGCAGGCCAGTATGGAGGAGCAGCTCAGTAGGGTACGTCGGAGTCTGCAGGATCAGAACTCGGCAGCCCATGACCTGCACTCTGAACTCAGGGCTCAGCTGGAGACCATGCAGATGCAGGTTACCCGG CTGGTGGGTGATATGCAACCTCCTGCTGAGCCTGTAGAACAGACAGTTGAAGAAACGGCCCCCGCAGCTCAAGAGGCAGCTGCAGGAactgaagaagaaggagaagaagccCTTGCTATAGATGTAGAAAAAGAGGCAGATGAACAAGGAGAAACAGCTGCACAAGATGAAGAGCCTCCCGAGCAGGAGGTTTCTGTGGCAGAAGAGCAAGATGAGTCCATTACCTTATCAGaaaaggaggaagtggagactacacagacagaagaggaggaacaaagTGTAGAAGAGGAGACGCCCGAAGAGGAGAGCCAGAAagcagatgaagaggaggaatctgagggagagaaagttCAGGAGGAGTCACTGGTCGAGGAGAAGAGCCACAAAGCGGAAGAGGAGGCAGTAGATGAGGAAAACCACAAAGCAGATGGGGAGATGGCATCGGAAGGAGAGGGGGGAATGGAGGAGTcactgctggaggaggaggagaacctTAATGTAGAGGAGGAAGAACAGCAGGGTGTGGCAGATGAGGGAGAGGACCCGTTAGAAACTGATGCTTTACCAGAGGATGAAT GA
- the LOC120803962 gene encoding protein phosphatase 1 regulatory subunit 12B-like isoform X1 — translation MSSYYPRTKDLTRTRKSLTDSPPSSPSPTDKNYRHDRLSRYDSSGESATDKPLGRTSSYTRRETRLAALNRQEQDSTAKDYKKMYAEALHENERLKSRLQDSKQELAKIRSQLEKVTQRHDRISERSTVLESEKREKQALEKRVSDMEEELKILTELKSDNQRLKDENGALIRVISKLSK, via the exons ATGTCATCCTACTACCCACGCACCAAGGACCTGACTCGCACCAGAAAGTCACTGACAGATTCACCACCGTCCTCTCCGTCCCCTACAGACAAAAACTACAGA catgaCAGACTGTCAAG ATATGACTCCAGTGGAGAAAGTGCAACAGACAAGCCACTGGGCCGCACCAGCTCTTATACACGGAGAGAGACAAGACTGGCCGCTCTGAACAGGCAAGAGCAAGACTCCACTGCCAAAGACTATAAGAAG ATGTATGCGGAAGCTTTGCATGAGAATGAGAGGCTCAAGTCCAGGTTGCAGGACAGCAAACAAGAACTGGCCAAGATACGTTCCCAGCTGGAGAAAGTCACTCAG AGGCACGACAGGATATCAGAGAGGTCTACAGTACTTGAATCGGAGAAAAGG gaaaaacaAGCTCTTGAGAAAAGAGTGTCAGACATGGAGGAGGAGTTAAAG ATCTTAACAGAGCTCAAGTCAGACAACCAGAGGCTAAAGGATGAGAACGGGGCGCTCATTCGAGTCATCAGCAAACTGTCCAAATGA
- the LOC120803962 gene encoding protein phosphatase 1 regulatory subunit 12B-like isoform X3, whose protein sequence is MSSYYPRTKDLTRTRKSLTDSPPSSPSPTDKNYRHDRLSRYDSSGESATDKPLGRTSSYTRRETRLAALNRQEQDSTAKDYKKMYAEALHENERLKSRLQDSKQELAKIRSQLEKVTQRHDRISERSTVLESEKREKQALEKRVSDMEEELKDAPLRFRCGYQP, encoded by the exons ATGTCATCCTACTACCCACGCACCAAGGACCTGACTCGCACCAGAAAGTCACTGACAGATTCACCACCGTCCTCTCCGTCCCCTACAGACAAAAACTACAGA catgaCAGACTGTCAAG ATATGACTCCAGTGGAGAAAGTGCAACAGACAAGCCACTGGGCCGCACCAGCTCTTATACACGGAGAGAGACAAGACTGGCCGCTCTGAACAGGCAAGAGCAAGACTCCACTGCCAAAGACTATAAGAAG ATGTATGCGGAAGCTTTGCATGAGAATGAGAGGCTCAAGTCCAGGTTGCAGGACAGCAAACAAGAACTGGCCAAGATACGTTCCCAGCTGGAGAAAGTCACTCAG AGGCACGACAGGATATCAGAGAGGTCTACAGTACTTGAATCGGAGAAAAGG gaaaaacaAGCTCTTGAGAAAAGAGTGTCAGACATGGAGGAGGAGTTAAAG GACGCCCCACTGCGGTTCCGCTGTGGGTACCAGCCCTGA
- the LOC120803962 gene encoding protein phosphatase 1 regulatory subunit 12B-like isoform X2, with amino-acid sequence MSSYYPRTKDLTRTRKSLTDSPPSSPSPTDKNYRHDRLSRYDSSGESATDKPLGRTSSYTRRETRLAALNRQEQDSTAKDYKKMYAEALHENERLKSRLQDSKQELAKIRSQLEKVTQRHDRISERSTVLESEKREKQALEKRVSDMEEELKQDAPLRFRCGYQP; translated from the exons ATGTCATCCTACTACCCACGCACCAAGGACCTGACTCGCACCAGAAAGTCACTGACAGATTCACCACCGTCCTCTCCGTCCCCTACAGACAAAAACTACAGA catgaCAGACTGTCAAG ATATGACTCCAGTGGAGAAAGTGCAACAGACAAGCCACTGGGCCGCACCAGCTCTTATACACGGAGAGAGACAAGACTGGCCGCTCTGAACAGGCAAGAGCAAGACTCCACTGCCAAAGACTATAAGAAG ATGTATGCGGAAGCTTTGCATGAGAATGAGAGGCTCAAGTCCAGGTTGCAGGACAGCAAACAAGAACTGGCCAAGATACGTTCCCAGCTGGAGAAAGTCACTCAG AGGCACGACAGGATATCAGAGAGGTCTACAGTACTTGAATCGGAGAAAAGG gaaaaacaAGCTCTTGAGAAAAGAGTGTCAGACATGGAGGAGGAGTTAAAG CAGGACGCCCCACTGCGGTTCCGCTGTGGGTACCAGCCCTGA
- the LOC120804322 gene encoding neurofilament medium polypeptide-like isoform X2, translating into MTAKHRKGKSNHKHEDNFFKNEVAESEARAAGNNYIPLLVLFLLIVMGCGTGAWFCFQQHQTLTHLADSLAGMQTKIVKLQSSHEEIRQSHSKQISESLETRLNALEESYALAQKQVGMALATAEQLKASDLPSQVLSLHTEMKARLAEMQQATVSLEQLSRLQSMLKGKSEEFEGVRVQVEVLATLSTELSQKVEVLTGSLGDAESKLEEKVGQVATLSTTLDGQAAEVLRLKEQLDTYRAQLEASTLEMATVRELLENEQSLQLQQASMEEQLSRVRRSLQDQNSAAHDLHSELRAQLETMQMQVTRLVGDMQPPAEPVEQTVEETAPAAQEAAAGTEEEGEEALAIDVEKEADEQGETAAQDEEPPEQEVSVAEEQDESITLSEKEEVETTQTEEEEQSVEEETPEEESQKADEEEESEGEKVQEESLVEEKSHKAEEEAVDEENHKADGEMASEGEGGMEESLLEEEENLNVEEEEQQGVADEGEDPLETDALPEDE; encoded by the exons ATGACTGCCAAGCATCGGAAAGGGAAAAGCAACCACAAGCACGAGGAcaactttttcaaaaatgaagtTGCTGAGTCGGAAGCTCGCGCTGCGGGGAACAATTACATTCCGCTGTTGGTTTTGTTCCTGCTGATCGTAATGGGCTGCGGCACCGGCGCGTGGTTCTGCTTCCAGCAGCACCAAACTTTAACCCACTTAGCGGACAGCCTCGCGGGCATGCAGACGAAGATAGTGAAGCTACAGTCGTCCCACGAAGAAATCAGGCAGTCGCACAGTAAG CAAATTTCAGAGAGTCTGGAGACCCGCCTGAATGCCCTGGAGGAGTCTTACGCACTGGCCCAGAAACAGGTGGGCATGGCCTTGGCCACAGCTGAGCAGCTCAAGGCGTCTGACCTCCCCTCTCAGGTGCTGTCGCTCCACACTGAGATGAAAGCCCGCCTGGCCGAGATGCAGCAAGCCACGGTGTCTCTGGAGCAACTGAGCCGGCTGCAGAGCATGCTGAAGGGAAAGAGTGAGGAGTTTGAGGGCGTCAGGGTTCAGGTGGAGGTTCTGGCCACACTGAGCACTGAGCTGTCTCAGAAGGTGGAGGTTTTAACAGGGAGCCTTGGAGACGCAGAATCAAAGCTGGAGGAGAAAGTTGGGCAGGTGGCCACACTGAGCACCACCCTGGACGGACAGGCTGCCGAAGTGCTCAGACTGAAGGAGCAACTGGACACGTATCGGGCTCAGCTGGAGGCCAGCACACTGGAGATGGCTACTGTCAG GGAGCTGCTCGAGAATGAGCAGTCCCTGCAGCTCCAGCAGGCCAGTATGGAGGAGCAGCTCAGTAGGGTACGTCGGAGTCTGCAGGATCAGAACTCGGCAGCCCATGACCTGCACTCTGAACTCAGGGCTCAGCTGGAGACCATGCAGATGCAGGTTACCCGG CTGGTGGGTGATATGCAACCTCCTGCTGAGCCTGTAGAACAGACAGTTGAAGAAACGGCCCCCGCAGCTCAAGAGGCAGCTGCAGGAactgaagaagaaggagaagaagccCTTGCTATAGATGTAGAAAAAGAGGCAGATGAACAAGGAGAAACAGCTGCACAAGATGAAGAGCCTCCCGAGCAGGAGGTTTCTGTGGCAGAAGAGCAAGATGAGTCCATTACCTTATCAGaaaaggaggaagtggagactacacagacagaagaggaggaacaaagTGTAGAAGAGGAGACGCCCGAAGAGGAGAGCCAGAAagcagatgaagaggaggaatctgagggagagaaagttCAGGAGGAGTCACTGGTCGAGGAGAAGAGCCACAAAGCGGAAGAGGAGGCAGTAGATGAGGAAAACCACAAAGCAGATGGGGAGATGGCATCGGAAGGAGAGGGGGGAATGGAGGAGTcactgctggaggaggaggagaacctTAATGTAGAGGAGGAAGAACAGCAGGGTGTGGCAGATGAGGGAGAGGACCCGTTAGAAACTGATGCTTTACCAGAGGATGAAT GA